DNA from Quercus lobata isolate SW786 chromosome 1, ValleyOak3.0 Primary Assembly, whole genome shotgun sequence:
TTTTATTTCATGTTGGCTCCGGTGCAGAAATTATACTAAAATATACGTGGATTTTAAATTCTTACTTTTATGGTGTAGAGATTATACTAAAAGCATACATGGATTTTAGATTCCTACTTTTATTCAATGATGAATACAAATAAatgatagaaattaaatatgattatttcttcttctttttttgagaaaacaaatatgattgtttttaaatagaTAGCCATTGCCATTcttgcataattttaaattttattagggCCATTAGAACGGCTGTTCCAAACGTAGTATTTTTTTCATATCTACATAATGAAGGATGCTCACAATTTTAAGCATCAAATTCAATACTAATTACAAATTTATGTGATCTGCATGCATATAAAAGTTCCCAAGTGAGTTAAATGATTGCTACATCCAAATACAAAGCACTTACTTTAGTTATGAaccatgtatattttgtttccCTCCCAACTAGTTCTATACTAAGTTATGATTACCTAACACACCAGTTGAAATCATCAGAAGTGGAGTGTAGAAATAATTGCATTGTACTATTATTTAGTGAATTGATTCATTCGATTTCGCAATTAGGGAAAATTCCAAAATCTGCAGCACATGAACTTAGCAATTACAAGAGATAATTTAAAAGCTATGCTTTGGAAGATGGCGTGGAAATtgaataaggattttttttcttttcctcaatttttgtttttatttatttatttatttatttatttataaaatttgataattataattGAAGATGAGAGATTGCACCTTAGATGCCTTCATTGGAAACATCAAGAGATATCAAATATTAACTAGTTAAGTTACAAGGTTCCGGGTAGAAAGTTGACAAAACATTGGTCAAGTTCACATCAATacataaaatgaaaaacaattgtgagcctctctctctctctctctctcattatatAGCTGGCCATCTTGTATGCATGAACTCACCCTTTCATTGCATTTTTATGTGGGtaggaagtgccatttgagtAAGAGTTTGTTGGCCAGTAGCAAATCATAACTTGAGACCTAAAACAACAAATTACCATTGAAAACTTCCAAGAGAACCATCCAAGATCTCAGTTTGTGGACAACGGataataatattacatataataaaataactcaCCCAGATATATGCATGTGCACTATGCTTTATGCCTAGTCTTGGACAATTACAAACTATTGTAGAATTGAAGCTTCTACAATAATACCAAATATTCTTGGGAGAATCATGGAAAATTTGCTAATGAAAGTGGGTAACACCAACCTATTGCTTTGGTTTTTCAGCTTTCCAAAAAATCCACAATGTTATTCAACAGGCTCTTCTGTGATTTATTTCCTGTTATCAAATTCAAACATACACCTTTATTTCATGTTGGCTATTACTCTTTGGACATAGTTTACTTTCAAATCGATGTATAGGAATTATACTAATAGTATACGTACGTAGATATTAACTTTCTACTTTTATATAatcttcaatatatatatatatatatacatataatttttaaattataagaaattaaaactATTTGATGTTGAgtagaaataaataatagaaattaaatatgacattttttctAAACCGATAGCCATGCTTACATAATTTTAAGTGTCTAATCGAAGTTATCCATAATCTACGTCCAACAGAATTCGCATTCAGccggaaaagaaaattaaaaaattgacactttCAGGCAGAATATCAATGCATagcatgccaaaaaaaaaaaaaaaaaaaaaaaaaaaaaaaaaaaaaaaaagagcagcATTCTGAGTTTTTATGCTGTAAGAGGTGGACTTTGTGTGTGGCCTTTTCTCACTTCAAATCCCCCACCTATGCACCCATCACTCTGACCAAAGAATAGATTGCTCTTTAGCAGCTAGTGAGGCGACTCAGTCCAATACGTACCCATATGTACAGACAAGTGAAGGGAAGAAGGACAAGCAAACAGGGAATAAGGTCCAACAGTACTGTCCAATGATATTTATGAATTCATTGAGTAACCATCAGTAGCATCTTTGTGAAAAGTATGGATATGCTTATCTATTGAAGGAATTGATGATTACCCTTGAATTAGTGTGAGGGAGAGAGATAATGAGAGAGGAGGATGTAGCAACTAAGAaactatatttaagttttgctATTTCggaatatattttttcatggTTAGTGGTTGTTAGCTGATCAAAGAAGTCTTCccttttcctatatatatatatatatataaagtctttccttcaaatttatcttttaactttaattatatatcttttttttggaCTCAAAAAAAAGATCTTTGAATTATTAGTTAATATACTTTTATGATCTTAATTTAATTACTgtgtttttgagaaaattaatttgAACTAAATAGTAGGGCTAGTTctaaaactaatgaaaaatggAAACCAAAAAATCATATTCTCTTAACAAACAGGAACTAGGAAGGGATAAGAGATAAGATTATATTGCTTTTTGGTGAATTATTGGAATCTTAAGGGTAGAAAACAGAGAgagttgtttaaaaaataaaaaaagaaagaagaagaaagaagaagatcaCTACCAATTTGTCATAGTTAATAAATATCAAGTATGAAAATAAtgtctttctttaaaaaaaaaaaaaaaaaaaaactacactaTTAATCTCTGAAGTTTACTCTATGTGCGTAATTGTTCCCTCAAGTTTCAAGTGAgcataattagtttttttaagttttcaaaataagcAATTGCACTCAAGTTAACtaaagaatttattttaaaaatttaagggACCAATTGTGCTCacttaaaaacttttttttttttgagaaaccagacccGAAACTTAGGCTGGGCTCTAttgaaatcaaaagaaaaatcaggaTACTTCGGCCATAACCAAATGGGCTATGTCCTCAGGACAGTCTTCCAACCAAACTTGAAATTCAGGACCTGTTCTAGCCCGTTTAGCTAAGGCATCAGCTACTCTATTACATGAATgaggaacaaaacaaaattcagaaaaagcTAAAAGAGAAACTTGGTCTTGGATGTCACCAACTATGTGACCATGCGCTGACTGGTCTGCTTCTCTGTTCTTAACTGCTTGGATGACCACTGCAGCATCTCCTTCAAATATCACTTCATGGAGACTAATCTCAACTGCGAACTGGACTACACGACTGCAAGCTAGTGCCTTCATTGTTGCCACTGATTGAGGGAGCGGGATATGCATGGAAAGTGCACCAATGACTGCACCTACATTGTCACGTATGACCACGCCCAATCCGGCTGCGTCAGTGGAGGAAAACAGAGCGCTATCAAAGTTGGCCTTGTACCAAGTCTGTGTCGGGGCACTCCAGTAAGGCTGAGTTGAAGCTTGAGATGTCATTGAGGTGTCTTCCTGGGCTTCGAGGAAGTCTTAATAGCATCTCACTCGCTACAGACAGCACTAGTTCAGTGGGTGAGTTGGGCGATCAAGGCGAACTGCATTTCGTCTGTTCCAGAGCAACCAAGATATGATTGCAAAAAACTCCACCCCATAGTCGTCCCTAACCTGCAAAAAACTAGAGAAAAGGTTAGTGAAATCCCTTGGTGGGAGGGGGGGGGGACCGCATGTTGAGCCAAGGTGAGTGCTTTCTAAAGGTTGGCCACCTCTGTACAGCCCCACGCTACATGCAGAATGTCTTCAGGGTGGGTTTTACAGATGTTGCAGCGGTCAGAGGCCACAATTTGGCGGCGGAAAAGGTTGTCCATTGTTGGGAGTGAGTTGTTACAGGCTCGCCAAATAAAATGCTTCACCCTATTGGGAGTTCGTAGCGTCCAAACACCTCTCCAAAGCAAACGCTGAGGGTTCGGATTTGAGCTACCAGGACTGCTAGCTGAAGCATCACTAGCTAGCAGTTGATATGCACTTTGAGTAGAGAAAACACCCGAAGGATTTTTAGACCAGATGATACTATCTTGGGGCAGCCTAGTGCTTTGGGGGATACTCGATATATTTTTGGCTTCGTGGGGTAGAAACATGTGTCTGACCTCCTCCTCTTTCCAGGCTCCAGTCTCAGTATCAATTAACATACTCACCTCATCAGGGGGAATAAAAGGGATCGGTGAGCTCACTGTTCTATAAACTTTGTCAGGCAGCCACTTATCCTCCTTTATACTCACCATTTTACCATCCCCAATCCTCCAAACCATGCCTTTCCGTACCACATCTCGTGCACTTAAAATACTCTTACATGCATAAGAGCCATTAGTCGACCTAGTGGCTTCAAGAATAGAGGAATCTAGAAAAAATCTAGCTTTAAATACTCTATGGCAAAGTGACTCCGGGTATTTTAACATCTGCCATACTTACTTGGCTAGTAAAGCTTTGTTAAATTTCTCAATCTCCTTGAAACCCATGCCTCCGACTTCCTTAGCTTGACAAAGACGCTCCCACTTTACCCAATGGACTTTCCTACCATCACCACTGTAGCCCCACTAGAATTTACGAATCATAGACTCAATTTCCTTTATCAAACCTTTAAGGAGTTTAAAGCAACTCATAGAGTAGGTTGGGATGGCTTAGATCACGGATTTTATTAGCACCTCTCTCCCTGCTTGTGATAGGAGTTTTTTCTTCCATCCTTGAAGCCTCTTTCATATTCTTTCCTtgatataaacaaaattttgtctCTTTGCTCTACCCACAATAGCCGGTAGCCCCAAGTATTTCTCATATTGTCTAATAGATGATACTCCCAAAAGGTGTTGGATTCTTGCTTGAAGATCATGGTTGGTGTTGGAGCTAAAGAAAATGTTGGTCTTGTCTCTATTAATTTTCTACCTCGACCCCTTTTCATAAATTGATAGGATATCAAGGATGACCTAACATTCCAATTCTTTTGCACGGCAGAAAAGAACACTATCGTTTGCAAAAAAAAGGTGGGATACATGTGGACCATTTCTGCAGATAGACACTCCCCTAATCAAACCTTCATATTCGGCCTTGTGAAGCAAACCTTGGAGACCCATAGCACacaccaaaaacaaatatggtGACAAAGGGTCACCCTGTCTCAGACCCCTACTTGGCTTGATAGTACTACCTAGAACCCCATTAAGTAAAACTGAGTATGAAATTGACTTCACACAAGACATAATGGTTGCTACAAACCTCCCAGAAGAACCCAAGTGCAACATCGCCCTCTCCAAGAACTCCCACTCCACTCTGTCATAAGCTTTACTCATGTCAAGCTTTAGAGCCATATACCCTGTCTTCCCTTGTGTTTTACACTTTAGATAATGTAGAGTCTCAAAAGCCACTAGAACATTGTCAGTTATGAGCCTACCTGAGAGGAAAGCATTCTGCGAATCAGAAACTACATAGGGCAAAATCATTTTCAGACGATTAACTAAGACTTTAGCAATGAGTTTATAAACTACATTACAAAGAATAATAGGCCTGAAATTTGAGactttttttggatattttattttaggtataAGAGCAATGAAAGTAGAGTTTAGAGATTCTGGAATAACACCGAAATTTAAAGCAGATAAGACTACCTTAACCACATCTTTACCAACAATGTGCCAGGAAGATTTATAAAAAATGGGAGACATACCATCC
Protein-coding regions in this window:
- the LOC115993913 gene encoding uncharacterized protein LOC115993913; this translates as MGSLASTYFSNLFATLNPDGVNEILSSIPPTVTDEMNMSLNKPFVAEEVQRALNQMAPLTAPGPDVSDSQNAFLSGRLITDNVLVAFETLHYLKCKTQGKTGYMALKLDMSKAYDRVEWEFLERAMLHLGSSGRFVATIMSCVKSISYSVLLNGVLGSTIKPSRGLRQGDPLSPYLFLVCAMGLQGLLHKAEYEGLIRGVSICRNGPHWGYSGDGRKVHWVKWERLCQAKEVGGMGFKEIEKFNKALLAKSTNGSYACKSILSARDVVRKGMVWRIGDGKMVSIKEDKWLPDKVYRTVSSPIPFIPPDEVSMLIDTETGAWKEEEVRHMFLPHEAKNISSIPQSTRLPQDSIIWSKNPSGVFSTQSAYQLLASDASASSPGSSNPNPQRLLWRGVWTLRTPNRVKHFIWRACNNSLPTMDNLFRRQIVASDRCNICKTHPEDILHVAWGCTEVANL
- the LOC115993904 gene encoding uncharacterized protein LOC115993904 is translated as MTSQASTQPYWSAPTQTWYKANFDSALFSSTDAAGLGVVIRDNVGAVIGALSMHIPLPQSVATMKALACSRVVQFAVEISLHEVIFEGDAAVVIQAVKNREADQSAHGHIVGDIQDQVSLLAFSEFCFVPHSCNRVADALAKRARTGPEFQVWLEDCPEDIAHLVMAEVS